The Methylocystis bryophila genome contains the following window.
AGAAGGCTGCATACTCGTGGTCGACTCTGCGAAGGCGCCCTTCGTCACGCGCTTCGATCGCGTCGACGATTTCATCGTCTGGCTGAGAAGCGCCGGAACCGATGTCAGAACCGTCACCATCACCGGCGTCGGCAGCTCGGCGCTGGGCTCGGCGGCATTCGCATGGAACGCCTCGATGGCGCTTGGCCAGCGCGTCGCGGCGATCGTGCCCGGCTACGGCGTCGCCGACGTCATCTGCCAGGGGCTCGGCGGCTGGTATGGATTCGGCGTCCTGGGCTGGCTCGAAGGCTTGGCGCATCGATGGGTCGCCATCGCTTCGCCTCTCGTCGCATGCTTGGGCAAGAACCTCGTACAGACCTTGCCGGACGCGCATCAGGGAGGCGCTGGCGCCGAGGCTTTTCTCACCGGCAACCCTGCTTCCGACGTGCTGCACGCCTTGCTGAACCACGCGCCGCAGATCTCAGTGCTGCTCGGCCACAGCAAGGGCGCTCTCGTCATCGAAAACGCAGTGCGCGCGGTCGATCCGAGCGTCTCCTCTCGGCTATGGGTGACAACCTTCGGCTGCCCCATCTCGGAGACGGCGCCGGTCAAGCGCTACATACAGTTCTTGGGGAATTTCGACGGCCTCGGCCTGCTGAATTCCTGGGGGCGTCTTCCCGAGATATGGATCCCCACAGACCACAGCACCAACACCGCGATCCCCTTCAGCATGCCCGTCGCAATTCTTTCCCGCCTCGCGCTGGCGTGTGAGGAAGCCTCGAGAACGTCGAAGCTCGCCGCCATTTCCAGCCTCCCGGCTTCCCAAAAGCGCATTGCGAGCGTCGTTTCCGGGGCGCGCTAGATCTCAGGCGGAAAGGCCGCAGAAAACGTGATCGATTCTAAAAGTTCAGCGCGCAATGCGGAAAACCATTGAATCCCCGCCCCGCCCTCATCCTTCGAGACGGCTCCTACGGAGCCTCCTCTGGACGAGGACTCGCGGGCAGGCGGCTTCACCCGATCGGCGCGGTTCATTTCTTCTTTTCGAGCGGCGCGTTCAAGATCCAGCGATGCCCGAAAGGGTCGCGTATCGACGCATAGCGTGTCCCCCAGAAAGTATTCGTCGGCTGAGTCTCGATCTTGGCGCCCAGAGACGAAGCGCGGGCGCAGACGTCGTCCACCTCTTTCGGCTCGTCATATTCCACGCTCACCGACATGGTCACCTGCTCGCCCGGCATTGGCGAGCGCGACTGGCCAAGCTCCAGAAAGGCGTCGGAGAGCATCACGGAGCCGCCGTTGATCAATAATTCGCAATGGGCGATGCGCAACCCGTCGAGGGAGGGCATTAGCGCCCTTTGCTTCGCCCCGAAGGCCGCCGTGTAAAACGCGATCGCCGCCGCCGCCGGCGTGACGGTGAGATAGGGAGCGATCCTAGGGCGGGTCATCTGGCGATTTTCCTCCTCTCGACTGAAACGCTCATGGCGCCCCTGGCGCCGCCGTCTTTCGCTTAGCTCGGCCCGAGGTTTTTGTCTTCCCCTCTTAACCGAGGGCGGTAGGCGGCCGAGAGGCTTTGCGAAATCGCTCCGGGCGCGTAAATAGCCTTCCA
Protein-coding sequences here:
- a CDS encoding VOC family protein: MTRPRIAPYLTVTPAAAAIAFYTAAFGAKQRALMPSLDGLRIAHCELLINGGSVMLSDAFLELGQSRSPMPGEQVTMSVSVEYDEPKEVDDVCARASSLGAKIETQPTNTFWGTRYASIRDPFGHRWILNAPLEKKK